In Gemmatimonadales bacterium, the DNA window AGAATTCGCAGCCTCCGGCGCTAGGGTCGTGAAGCACGAAGCGGACTCCCGAGCCCTCCGGAGTCCGCCACAACACCGCCCCGGCACGAGGCGGGAGCGCGATGCACGCGAGAACCCGAATCCACCACCCGCAGCCGGGGGTCGGAGGGTGAGGAGCCACCGGCTCCTGCTTGACGTTCGGCGCGGAAGCTAGGCGCCAAGCCGCACCGTGTCAACGGGTTCGCTCGCATAGCCGTGCTCGGAATCCTCCGCCAGGCGCGCCCGCGCGACCGTCGGATCGTGCTCGAAGACCAGCTGCCAGTGCTCCCGCGCCGCGCGGGTCAGCAGCTGCTTCTTGGTCGCGAGCGTGACCAGCGGCTCCAGATCGTAGCCCATGATCCACGCGGCCGGCAGGTGCGCGGCGGTCGGCACCAGGTCGGCCAGGAAACAGGCGCCCTCGCCGGCGCTGGTGACCAGCACCGACTGGTGGTGCGGCACGTGTCCCGGCGTCGGCAGCAGGTGGATGCCCGGGAGCACGGCCAGCTCGCCCGAGACCAGCCGGAACCGGCCGGCGGCCGCCACCGGCGCGAAGTTGGGCGGCAGGTAGCTGGCCGCGGTCCGCTCGTTCCGGTGCGCGGCGAAGTCCAGCTCCCCCTTCTGTACCACGTAGGTGGCGTTGGGGAAGGCCAGCGCCGTCGCCCCGGCGCCGTCGTGGAACGTGTTCCCGCCGGCGTGGTCGAAGTGCAGGTGGGTGTTGATGACCCACTTCACCTCGGCGGACGAATGCCCCGCGTCGTGGAGCGCGTCCTCCAGCGCCGTGGGGCCGGTGCGGCCCGCGTTCTCGACGGCGTAGATGTCCCGGAACTTGCCGCTCTCCTTGTTGCCGAGACCGGTATCCACCAGCACCAGGCCGTCGGGATGCTCCACCAGGAGGCAGCGCAGCGCGAGGGGAATCCGGTTGCGCTCGTCCGGCTCGGCGCGCCGGGCCCACAGGGGCTTCGGCACGACGCCGAACATCGCGCCTCCGTCGAGCCGCTGGAGCCCGCCCTCGAGGGTCCAGCAGACCAGCCGGCCCACCGTGAACCGCGTCGCCGTGGCACTCGGCGCAGGGCGAGCAGGGGCGGGCGGCGCGCCGGCCGCGTCCGGGGGCGGACGATGTCCCTCCGGCGCCCGGCTCACGGCACCAGGGCCCGGAGCGCGTGCCAGCTCGTGATGCCGAGCGCCTCGGCGCGGCGCAGCAGCCGGCGCAGGACCGCCGCCGTGGCCAGGGCGTCGCCGCCGGCGCGGTGGCGGCGCTCGGTCTCGATGTCGAAGAAGTGCATCACGCTGTCGAGGTTGCGCCGCGCGAGCTCCGGCACCAGCGCCCTGACCATCCGCACCGTGCACAGCCGCTGCACCCGGGGGGCGAGGCCGCCCGCGCGCTCGATCTCCGCCGCCACGAACGCCCAGTCGAATCGCGCGTTGTGGGCGACGAACACCCGGCCGTTCAGCGCCGCGAGCACCTGGTCGGCCACCGCCTCGAAGCGCGGGGCGCCCTCGACCAGCGCGTCGTCGATGCCGGTCAGGGCCGCGATGAAGTGCGGGATCGGGACCTCGGGGTTCACCAGCGACTCGAACGCCAGCGCGGTGCGCTCGCCGTCCACGTGCACCACCGCGACCTCGGTGATGCGGTCCCCGGCCCGGGCGCGCATCCCGGTCGTCTCCACGTCCACCACCGCGTAGCCGAGGTCGGCCAGCGGGAGCGCGCCCAGCGCCGGCTCCGGCACCGCGGACCAGCGTCCCTCGACGTCGATGGCGAAGCGCGGGTCCGCCCCCAGCAGCGCCGCGACCAGCCGCTCCGCCAGGACCCCGCGGGCACGGGCGATGCCGAGCACGTCGTGTGCGATGTCGTCCGGGGCCCGCGGCCCCGTGCTCAGGTAGAGCGCCGCCCGCTCGGCCAAGGTGGCGCTCACGGGTCGTCGCGCCGCAGGGGCATCGTCATGCAGCGCGGTCCCCCGCCGCCCCGCACCAGCTCGCTGCCCTTGACCGTGACGACCGCGCGGTCGCCGTCGCCCACGGCCGCCTCGCCCTTGAGCAGCTTGTGGCCGGGGACCACGCGGAACCCGGCGCGCTCCACCTCGCGCAGCGTGGCCTCGTTGCGGTCGTAGCCCACCACGACGCCGGGGCGCACCGAGAAGAAGTTGCACCCCGAGCCCCACTGCTCCCGCTCCTGGTCGGCGCGGTTGGGGCCGCCGCAGAAGACGGGCTCCAGGGGCAGGCCGACCGCCAGCAGCGCGGCGAACAGGTTCGGCATCTCGCGCACGCCCGCGTCCCCGCGGCGCCGGTGCAGCACCGCCAGCCGCTCCGGGCCCACGAAGTGCGGCGGCGAAACCACGCACAGCTCGCGGTCCACCTGGGTGAAGATCATGTCGAGATGGATGGCCGTGGGCTCCTTGGGCAGCACCACCACGATCACGTCCGTGACCCCGCAGCGGGCGAACAGCAGCTCGGTGAGGTGGTCGAGCGCGGCCGGGGAGGACCGTTCCGAGTAGCCGAGCACGACCAGGTCGGGCCGCAGCGGATGCACGTCGCCGCCCTCGAGCGTGTAGTTGGGCCGCTTCTCCTCCGAGCCGTCGTACAGCACGCCCGCGTTCTCGAACGCCGCGTGGTGCCGGAACAGCGCGGAGATCAGCAGCTCCTCGGTCCACCGCACGCCGTAGCGCATCGAGCCGATGACCGCGTGTTCGCCGATCACCATGCCGACGTCGCGGGTGAAGAACAGGTTGGGGAGCGGCGGGAGCATGAAGCCGGC includes these proteins:
- a CDS encoding MBL fold metallo-hydrolase, yielding MGRLVCWTLEGGLQRLDGGAMFGVVPKPLWARRAEPDERNRIPLALRCLLVEHPDGLVLVDTGLGNKESGKFRDIYAVENAGRTGPTALEDALHDAGHSSAEVKWVINTHLHFDHAGGNTFHDGAGATALAFPNATYVVQKGELDFAAHRNERTAASYLPPNFAPVAAAGRFRLVSGELAVLPGIHLLPTPGHVPHHQSVLVTSAGEGACFLADLVPTAAHLPAAWIMGYDLEPLVTLATKKQLLTRAAREHWQLVFEHDPTVARARLAEDSEHGYASEPVDTVRLGA
- a CDS encoding arginine deiminase family protein, translated to MSRVHVTSEIGALRTVLMQTPGEELLAVTPGTRADYLYDDVIDLEQARREHRQLVAVLRLFAEVLETRAVLAEILKRAEVRERLVGRTLDVVPSDALAQRLAQLPVSALVDVLVAGAMEEAGPIAAALNEAGFMLPPLPNLFFTRDVGMVIGEHAVIGSMRYGVRWTEELLISALFRHHAAFENAGVLYDGSEEKRPNYTLEGGDVHPLRPDLVVLGYSERSSPAALDHLTELLFARCGVTDVIVVVLPKEPTAIHLDMIFTQVDRELCVVSPPHFVGPERLAVLHRRRGDAGVREMPNLFAALLAVGLPLEPVFCGGPNRADQEREQWGSGCNFFSVRPGVVVGYDRNEATLREVERAGFRVVPGHKLLKGEAAVGDGDRAVVTVKGSELVRGGGGPRCMTMPLRRDDP
- a CDS encoding 3'-5' exonuclease; its protein translation is MSATLAERAALYLSTGPRAPDDIAHDVLGIARARGVLAERLVAALLGADPRFAIDVEGRWSAVPEPALGALPLADLGYAVVDVETTGMRARAGDRITEVAVVHVDGERTALAFESLVNPEVPIPHFIAALTGIDDALVEGAPRFEAVADQVLAALNGRVFVAHNARFDWAFVAAEIERAGGLAPRVQRLCTVRMVRALVPELARRNLDSVMHFFDIETERRHRAGGDALATAAVLRRLLRRAEALGITSWHALRALVP